A window of the Cystobacter fuscus genome harbors these coding sequences:
- a CDS encoding ribulokinase, with amino-acid sequence MKRGAFVIGIDFGTDSVRAVIADAADGEVVSVSVQHYPRWARGLYCEPNENRFRHHPLDYLEAMQAAITEVTARAGREVASRVRGIAADTTGSTPVLTDKRGVPLALTPGFREDPDAMFLLWKDHTAVAQAERINQTARTWGGADFTKYEGGIYSSEWFWAKVLHVVETNPAVSQAAVSILELCDWIPAVLTGCDDLGKLKRSRCAAGHKAMWHAEFGGYPADEFLARLHPRLVEFKASLGQETFTSDIPFGTLSAEWAVKLGLPHDTLVAVGAFDAHMGAVGGNIKPHQLLKIMGTSSLDMAVAPRTRGPERLVPGICGQVDGSIIPGMMGYEAGQSAFGDVYAWFKRLLCWPLDALLPSQTGTDPETRRVLGDALMERILPELERAAKELPLEDGSLLALDWMNGRRTPDANQRLKGAVTGITLGTDAPRLYRALVEATAFGSRAIVERFRAEGVRLDSAIAIGGVARKSPFIMQTVADVMDMEISVCAGDQAVAVGAAMFAATAAGLYPRVEAAQEAMSPGTERTYRPDPARAHHYASLYSKYLELGGFVQRQLTRQDDAHP; translated from the coding sequence ATGAAGCGCGGGGCGTTTGTCATCGGGATTGATTTTGGAACGGACTCGGTCCGGGCGGTGATCGCGGACGCGGCGGATGGGGAAGTGGTGAGTGTCTCGGTTCAGCATTATCCGCGATGGGCCCGGGGGCTCTATTGCGAGCCGAACGAGAACCGCTTCCGCCACCACCCGCTGGATTATCTGGAGGCGATGCAGGCGGCGATCACGGAAGTGACCGCACGGGCGGGACGAGAGGTCGCCTCCCGGGTGCGTGGCATCGCGGCCGACACCACCGGCTCGACGCCCGTCCTCACGGACAAACGCGGCGTGCCCCTCGCGCTCACGCCCGGGTTTCGCGAGGACCCGGACGCCATGTTCCTCTTGTGGAAGGATCACACGGCGGTGGCGCAAGCGGAGCGCATCAACCAGACAGCGCGCACCTGGGGCGGGGCCGACTTCACGAAGTACGAGGGCGGTATCTACTCCAGCGAGTGGTTCTGGGCGAAGGTGCTGCACGTCGTGGAGACCAATCCCGCGGTGTCCCAGGCGGCGGTCAGCATCCTGGAGTTGTGTGATTGGATTCCTGCCGTCCTCACCGGGTGCGACGACCTCGGCAAGCTCAAGCGCAGCCGCTGCGCCGCGGGGCACAAGGCGATGTGGCACGCCGAGTTCGGCGGCTACCCAGCGGATGAGTTCCTCGCCCGGCTCCATCCGCGCCTGGTCGAGTTCAAGGCCTCGCTCGGGCAGGAGACCTTCACCTCGGACATCCCCTTTGGCACGCTCTCCGCGGAGTGGGCGGTGAAGCTGGGCCTGCCGCACGACACCCTCGTCGCCGTGGGCGCCTTCGATGCGCACATGGGCGCGGTGGGCGGCAACATCAAGCCCCATCAACTCCTGAAGATCATGGGGACGAGCAGCCTGGACATGGCCGTGGCGCCCCGGACGCGGGGGCCGGAGCGGCTGGTGCCGGGCATCTGCGGCCAGGTCGACGGCTCCATCATCCCGGGGATGATGGGCTACGAGGCGGGACAGTCAGCCTTCGGCGATGTCTATGCCTGGTTCAAACGGCTGCTCTGTTGGCCCCTCGATGCCCTGCTTCCCTCCCAGACCGGAACCGACCCGGAGACCCGCCGCGTCCTCGGCGACGCGCTCATGGAGCGCATCCTTCCGGAGCTCGAGCGCGCCGCGAAGGAGCTTCCGCTCGAGGACGGCTCGCTCCTGGCGCTCGACTGGATGAACGGACGCCGGACGCCCGACGCGAATCAACGCCTCAAGGGGGCCGTCACGGGCATCACCCTGGGCACGGACGCCCCGCGGCTCTACCGGGCCCTGGTGGAGGCGACGGCCTTCGGCTCGCGCGCCATCGTCGAGCGCTTCCGGGCGGAGGGGGTCCGGCTCGACAGTGCCATCGCCATTGGCGGCGTGGCGCGCAAGAGCCCCTTCATCATGCAGACCGTGGCGGATGTGATGGACATGGAGATCTCCGTCTGCGCGGGCGACCAGGCCGTGGCGGTGGGGGCGGCGATGTTCGCGGCGACCGCCGCGGGCCTCTACCCCCGGGTCGAGGCGGCGCAGGAGGCCATGTCCCCCGGCACCGAGCGGACGTACCGGCCCGACCCGGCGCGCGCCCACCACTATGCGTCGCTCTATTCGAAGTACCTCGAGCTGGGCGGCTTCGTGCAGAGGCAGCTGACCCGGCAGGACGACGCCCACCCTTGA
- a CDS encoding ABC transporter substrate-binding protein: MKSVTFKVASAVVVFLALIPGAVLAKDSIVLGFSQVGAESEWRTANTQSIKEAATQEGITLKFSDAQQKQENQIKAIRSFIAQRVNVIAFSPVVETGWEPVLREAKAARIPVILTDRAVSVKDESLWLSFLGSDFVEEGRRAAKWLVSYPPIQELAAKGEVNIVELQGTVGSAPAIDRKKGFEEVLKEQPKFKIIRSQTGDFTRAKGKEVMEAFLKAEGKKINVLYAHNDDMAIGAIQAIEEAGLKPGKDVVIVSIDAVKGAFEAMIAGKLNCTVECNPQLGPQLMRLVKDVVAGKQVPRRIVTQESVFPQESAAREFPNRKY, encoded by the coding sequence ATGAAGAGTGTCACGTTCAAGGTCGCTTCCGCGGTCGTCGTCTTCCTCGCGCTGATTCCCGGTGCCGTGCTGGCCAAGGACTCCATCGTGCTCGGCTTCTCCCAGGTGGGCGCCGAGAGCGAGTGGCGCACGGCCAACACCCAGTCGATCAAGGAGGCCGCCACCCAGGAGGGCATCACCCTGAAGTTCTCCGATGCCCAGCAGAAGCAGGAGAACCAGATCAAGGCCATCCGCTCCTTCATCGCCCAGCGGGTGAACGTGATCGCCTTCTCGCCCGTGGTCGAGACCGGCTGGGAGCCCGTCCTGCGCGAGGCCAAGGCGGCCCGCATCCCCGTCATCCTCACCGACCGCGCCGTCTCCGTGAAGGACGAGTCGCTCTGGCTGTCCTTCCTGGGCTCGGACTTCGTGGAGGAGGGCCGCCGCGCCGCGAAGTGGCTCGTCAGCTACCCGCCCATCCAGGAGCTCGCGGCCAAGGGCGAGGTGAACATCGTCGAGCTCCAGGGCACGGTGGGCTCCGCTCCCGCCATCGATCGCAAGAAGGGCTTCGAGGAAGTGCTCAAGGAGCAGCCGAAGTTCAAGATCATCCGCTCGCAGACCGGTGACTTCACCCGCGCCAAGGGCAAGGAAGTCATGGAGGCGTTCCTCAAGGCCGAGGGCAAGAAGATCAACGTGCTCTACGCGCACAACGACGACATGGCCATTGGCGCCATCCAGGCCATCGAGGAGGCCGGCCTGAAGCCCGGCAAGGACGTGGTCATCGTGTCCATCGACGCGGTGAAGGGCGCCTTCGAGGCGATGATCGCCGGCAAGCTCAACTGCACGGTGGAGTGCAACCCGCAGTTGGGGCCGCAGCTGATGCGCCTGGTGAAGGACGTGGTGGCCGGCAAGCAGGTGCCCCGGCGCATCGTCACGCAGGAGTCCGTGTTCCCCCAGGAGAGCGCCGCCCGCGAGTTCCCGAACCGCAAGTACTGA
- a CDS encoding LacI family DNA-binding transcriptional regulator, which translates to MTDVAKLARVSHQTVSRVLHDSPHVKGETRERVLAAIRQLNYRPNSVAQALVTGRSRVIGVVSLDTVHYGPASTLLGIEEAAHNAGYAVSITSLRSRSRTSVLDAVQLLRDQAVDGVVVIAPHTTALEALRRLPPNLPVVAVGAGSTNAVPVVAVDQIGGAKAATQHLLDLGHRTVWHLAGPADWIEAEQRISGWQAALKQAGAPIPALLRGDWSAHSGYELGRQLLDKPDATAVFVANDQMALGLLRRLHEVNREKPRQISIVGFDDIPEAGYFTPPLTTVRQDFAEVGRRCIHLLLGQIEGSAKTKEHVLVPIQLILRQSTAAAKAR; encoded by the coding sequence ATGACGGATGTCGCGAAGCTGGCCCGGGTATCGCATCAGACGGTCTCGCGCGTGTTGCACGACAGTCCGCACGTGAAGGGAGAAACCCGCGAGCGCGTTCTCGCGGCCATCCGGCAACTCAACTACCGGCCCAACTCGGTGGCGCAGGCGCTGGTCACGGGGCGCTCGCGGGTCATCGGGGTCGTCAGCCTGGACACCGTGCACTACGGTCCCGCGTCGACCCTGCTCGGCATCGAGGAGGCGGCGCACAACGCGGGCTACGCGGTCAGCATCACCAGCCTGCGCTCGCGCAGCCGCACCTCGGTCCTCGACGCGGTGCAGCTTCTGCGGGACCAGGCGGTCGACGGGGTCGTGGTCATCGCGCCCCATACCACCGCGTTGGAGGCCCTGCGCCGGTTGCCCCCGAACCTTCCCGTGGTCGCGGTCGGTGCCGGCTCCACGAACGCGGTGCCCGTGGTCGCCGTGGATCAGATCGGCGGCGCGAAGGCCGCCACGCAGCACCTGTTGGATCTCGGCCATCGGACCGTCTGGCACCTCGCCGGGCCCGCGGATTGGATCGAGGCCGAGCAGCGCATCTCCGGGTGGCAGGCGGCGCTCAAGCAGGCGGGAGCCCCCATCCCCGCGCTGTTGCGGGGGGACTGGAGTGCCCACTCCGGCTATGAGCTGGGCCGGCAGTTGTTGGACAAGCCCGACGCGACCGCGGTCTTCGTGGCCAATGATCAGATGGCCCTGGGGCTGCTGCGTCGGCTCCACGAGGTCAACCGGGAGAAGCCCCGGCAGATCAGCATCGTCGGCTTCGATGACATCCCCGAGGCGGGCTACTTCACGCCCCCGCTCACCACGGTGCGCCAGGACTTCGCCGAGGTGGGGCGGCGCTGCATCCACCTGCTCCTCGGACAGATCGAGGGCAGTGCGAAGACCAAGGAGCATGTCCTGGTGCCCATTCAGCTCATCCTGCGCCAGAGCACCGCCGCGGCGAAGGCGCGCTGA
- the araA gene encoding L-arabinose isomerase produces the protein MIDLKTQEVWFLTGSQHLYGNEALAKVAANSRQIAEYLDSCGKLPVRVVCKPTLTDAEAIQNVCLEANNSPNCVGVITWMHTFSPSKMWVAGLSRLQKPLAHLHTQTERELPWDKIDMEFMNLNQSAHGDREFGFIGARLRLERKIIVGYWKDEDVLAKLDGWARSACGLAESRRMKIVRFGGMNMREVAVTGGDRLEAQIQLGWSVNGHAVGDLVGRIADVSDAEVDAQLSVYEDSYTLVPALRKGGERRSGLRDAARQEIGMRGFLREGGFSAFTTTFEDLHGLKQLPGLACQRLMTEGYGFGAEGDWKTAALLRVMKVMSAGRPGGASFMEDYTYHLAKGRELVLGAHMLEVCPSISDSKPSLEVHPLDIGGKAPPCRLVFAAGTGPALNATLVDMGGRMRMIVNELEVVKAESPMPNLPVAHAVWKPLPDFKSSCEAWILAGGAHHAGFSRAVSVSQLQDFAAMAGLEFIHIGPGTSLTALKNELRWNDLAYRLAR, from the coding sequence ATGATTGACTTGAAGACGCAGGAAGTGTGGTTCCTCACGGGCAGTCAGCACCTGTATGGGAACGAGGCCCTCGCGAAGGTCGCCGCCAACTCACGGCAGATCGCCGAGTACCTCGACTCCTGCGGCAAGCTGCCGGTCCGCGTGGTCTGCAAGCCCACGCTCACCGACGCCGAGGCGATCCAGAACGTCTGCCTGGAGGCCAACAACTCGCCGAACTGCGTGGGCGTCATCACCTGGATGCACACCTTCTCGCCGTCGAAGATGTGGGTCGCCGGGCTATCGCGCCTCCAGAAGCCCCTGGCCCACCTGCATACCCAGACCGAGCGGGAGCTGCCCTGGGACAAGATCGACATGGAGTTCATGAACCTGAACCAGTCCGCCCATGGCGACCGTGAGTTCGGGTTCATCGGGGCCCGGCTGCGGCTGGAGCGGAAGATCATCGTCGGCTACTGGAAGGACGAGGATGTCCTGGCGAAGCTCGACGGCTGGGCGCGGTCGGCCTGCGGCCTCGCCGAGTCGCGGCGCATGAAGATCGTCCGCTTCGGCGGCATGAACATGAGGGAGGTGGCCGTCACCGGCGGCGACCGCCTCGAGGCGCAGATCCAGCTCGGCTGGTCCGTCAATGGCCACGCGGTGGGAGATCTGGTCGGACGCATCGCCGACGTGAGCGACGCCGAGGTCGATGCCCAGCTCTCGGTGTACGAGGACTCGTACACCCTCGTCCCCGCCCTGCGGAAGGGCGGCGAGCGCCGTTCGGGCCTGCGCGATGCGGCGCGACAGGAGATCGGCATGCGCGGCTTCCTGCGCGAGGGCGGCTTCAGCGCCTTCACCACCACGTTCGAGGATCTCCACGGGCTCAAGCAACTGCCCGGCCTCGCCTGCCAGCGGCTCATGACGGAGGGCTACGGCTTCGGCGCGGAGGGTGACTGGAAGACGGCCGCGCTGCTGCGCGTCATGAAGGTGATGAGCGCGGGACGCCCCGGGGGCGCCTCCTTCATGGAGGACTACACGTACCACCTGGCCAAGGGGCGCGAGCTCGTGCTCGGCGCGCACATGCTCGAGGTCTGCCCGTCGATCTCCGACAGCAAGCCGTCGCTCGAGGTGCACCCGCTCGACATCGGCGGCAAGGCGCCGCCCTGCCGTCTGGTCTTCGCGGCCGGGACCGGTCCCGCGCTCAACGCGACCCTCGTCGACATGGGGGGACGCATGCGGATGATCGTGAACGAGCTGGAGGTGGTGAAGGCCGAGAGCCCGATGCCGAACCTGCCCGTGGCGCACGCCGTCTGGAAGCCCCTGCCCGACTTCAAGAGCAGCTGCGAGGCGTGGATCCTCGCGGGCGGCGCGCACCACGCGGGCTTCAGCCGCGCCGTCTCCGTCTCCCAGCTCCAGGACTTCGCGGCGATGGCGGGCCTCGAGTTCATCCACATCGGTCCAGGGACGAGCCTCACCGCCCTCAAGAACGAGCTGCGCTGGAACGACCTCGCCTACCGGCTGGCCCGCTAG